One genomic window of Arthrobacter sp. KBS0703 includes the following:
- a CDS encoding nucleoside hydrolase has product MTTPTSNPFYLDCDTGIDDALALAYLLASPQADVRGIGTVSGNVSAAVGARNTLDLLQLAGHAHIPVALGAHDPQTGTFHGGAPHVHGANGIGEVSLEAASVELASETAAEMLVRLAHEHPGTLRILAIGPLTNIADALRLDPELPRLVQEITIMGGAALAPGNITAVAEANIANDPEAAADVLAADWNITLVPLDVTMSNVLEESHRQELLAAGHPVPQALGEMLGYYFRFYEGIFGRACSAMHDPLAAALAVGGVKAAVAPVVRVAVDTTFGPSRGQTVCDLRGLYLDYPEQPGARCRVVLALDGDFAPHLVETLLSVPESTTAALASAVTSPA; this is encoded by the coding sequence ATGACCACGCCCACCAGCAACCCGTTCTACCTTGACTGCGACACCGGGATCGACGACGCCCTCGCCCTGGCCTACCTGCTCGCCTCCCCGCAGGCGGACGTGCGGGGGATCGGCACCGTCAGCGGCAACGTCAGTGCCGCCGTCGGCGCCCGGAACACCCTGGACCTGCTCCAGCTCGCCGGGCACGCGCACATCCCCGTCGCGCTCGGAGCCCACGACCCGCAGACCGGCACGTTCCACGGCGGGGCGCCGCACGTCCACGGCGCCAACGGCATCGGCGAGGTTTCGCTCGAGGCGGCCTCTGTTGAGCTCGCGTCCGAGACCGCGGCGGAGATGCTCGTGCGGCTCGCCCACGAGCACCCCGGCACGCTGCGGATCCTCGCCATCGGCCCGCTCACCAACATTGCGGACGCGCTGCGGCTGGATCCGGAGCTTCCCCGGCTCGTGCAGGAGATCACCATCATGGGCGGCGCGGCGCTGGCCCCCGGAAACATCACCGCGGTGGCGGAGGCCAACATCGCCAACGACCCCGAGGCCGCCGCGGACGTCCTCGCCGCCGACTGGAACATCACCCTGGTGCCGCTGGACGTGACCATGTCCAACGTGCTGGAGGAAAGCCACCGGCAGGAGCTGCTGGCCGCCGGCCACCCGGTTCCGCAGGCCCTGGGGGAGATGCTCGGCTACTACTTCCGGTTCTACGAGGGCATCTTCGGCCGGGCCTGCTCGGCCATGCACGACCCCCTCGCGGCGGCGCTCGCGGTGGGCGGCGTCAAAGCCGCCGTCGCCCCGGTGGTGCGTGTCGCCGTCGACACCACTTTTGGGCCAAGCCGTGGTCAGACCGTCTGCGACCTGCGCGGACTCTACCTGGACTACCCGGAGCAGCCCGGCGCCCGCTGCCGGGTGGTGCTGGCGCTCGACGGCGACTTCGCGCCGCACTTGGTGGAAACGCTGCTGTCTGTTCCTGAAAGTACGACGGCGGCGCTCGCCTCCGCGGTCACGTCACCGGCCTGA
- a CDS encoding MFS transporter codes for MNSPTPVTTSPPAAVGNETNADQPQFAGRRAALLISTLLLGVLSFQLNASMVTPALPQIAASFGLGADSAAPVQSMFFLAGAIAGPVIGRWSDFIGRRAALLLVLGIMGAGTLLCIAAPTLPLLVAGRFLQGVSSAVFALAYIVLSENLHARLFGTSVGIIAAINGGIGGVDGYVGGLMAETLGFRSIFVVVLVLTAVAAGCILKIVPKGRPRGVRGAMDWWGAGSLSVFLVFITYFVSGGSAAGWTAPSTLALLAGTVASFAAFWMIEKKRSHPLIAVHHLRSRRVWPVIATTVLTLAGIFAVINFTVVLLSQDIHHGFGFSASVSALLFLTPAALIGVFAAPLAGWLADRRGWIKTLRAGTGLSLACAVAAATFSDNQVAVMIAVASLGIFYNGFFLTAINGLSVLLSPKEAPAALPGINGASFGIGASLGVVLVAPFAAQATSAGYATALWISVAITAAAFIVSLFVAAPKGESL; via the coding sequence GTGAACAGCCCAACCCCGGTCACTACCTCGCCGCCAGCCGCCGTCGGCAACGAAACAAACGCAGACCAGCCACAGTTCGCCGGCCGCCGCGCCGCCCTGCTGATCTCCACGCTGCTGCTCGGCGTGCTGTCCTTCCAGCTCAACGCCAGCATGGTCACCCCGGCGCTGCCGCAGATCGCGGCCTCCTTCGGCCTGGGCGCCGACAGCGCCGCCCCCGTGCAGTCCATGTTCTTCCTCGCCGGAGCCATCGCAGGCCCGGTGATCGGACGGTGGAGCGACTTCATCGGCCGCCGCGCCGCGCTGCTGCTGGTCCTCGGCATCATGGGCGCCGGAACCCTTCTGTGCATCGCCGCCCCGACGCTGCCCCTGCTCGTCGCCGGCAGGTTCCTCCAGGGCGTGTCCAGCGCCGTCTTCGCCCTCGCCTACATCGTCCTCAGCGAGAACCTGCACGCCCGCCTGTTCGGCACCTCCGTGGGCATCATCGCCGCCATCAACGGCGGGATCGGTGGCGTCGACGGCTACGTCGGCGGCCTCATGGCCGAAACCCTCGGATTCCGGTCCATCTTCGTCGTCGTGCTGGTGCTGACCGCCGTCGCCGCCGGCTGCATTCTCAAGATCGTCCCGAAGGGACGGCCGCGGGGCGTCCGCGGCGCCATGGACTGGTGGGGAGCGGGCTCGCTCTCGGTGTTCCTCGTCTTCATCACCTACTTTGTCTCCGGCGGATCGGCCGCCGGCTGGACAGCGCCCAGCACCCTGGCCCTGCTGGCCGGCACTGTCGCGTCCTTCGCCGCCTTCTGGATGATCGAGAAGAAGCGCAGCCACCCGCTCATCGCCGTACACCACCTGCGCTCCCGCCGGGTCTGGCCCGTCATCGCCACCACCGTCCTGACCCTGGCCGGCATCTTCGCCGTCATCAACTTCACGGTGGTGCTGCTCAGCCAGGACATCCACCACGGCTTCGGGTTCAGCGCGTCCGTGTCCGCCCTGCTGTTCCTGACCCCGGCCGCGCTCATCGGCGTCTTCGCCGCACCGCTCGCCGGCTGGCTCGCCGACCGCCGCGGCTGGATCAAGACCCTCCGGGCGGGAACCGGGCTGAGCCTGGCCTGCGCCGTCGCCGCGGCCACGTTCTCCGACAACCAGGTGGCGGTGATGATCGCCGTCGCATCGCTCGGAATCTTCTACAACGGCTTCTTCCTCACCGCCATCAACGGGCTCTCCGTCCTGCTCTCGCCCAAGGAAGCCCCGGCCGCCCTGCCCGGCATCAACGGAGCCTCCTTCGGCATCGGCGCGAGCCTCGGCGTCGTGCTCGTGGCACCGTTCGCCGCCCAGGCCACCTCCGCCGGCTACGCCACCGCGCTCTGGATCTCCGTTGCCATCACCGCGGCGGCCTTCATCGTCAGCCTCTTCGTCGCCGCCCCCAAGGGCGAATCCCTCTGA
- a CDS encoding ribokinase, whose amino-acid sequence MSTRLPAVTVVGSINLDIIATTDRLPTAGETIGGGVLQQQPGGKGANQAVAAARLVGSARMIGAVGDDAQGRLMLESLAAAGVDTSDVSVLDGDATGTALIVVDRDGENQIVVCPGANAGFSLEGVEFSAEETVLCQLEVGLPVVLEAARRSSGFFVLNAAPAIDLPGELLERCDLVIVNETEYELIPALAEAKLVSVTYGKDGSAMFEHGRRVAEAPASAATVANTIGAGDAFCAALVLALRAGLSYARALAVANAVGADAVSDPSSQPALAPLEEYISRVAGVGVNPR is encoded by the coding sequence ATGAGCACTCGACTTCCTGCCGTCACCGTCGTCGGCAGCATCAACCTCGACATCATCGCCACCACGGACCGGCTGCCCACCGCCGGCGAGACCATCGGCGGCGGGGTTCTGCAGCAGCAGCCCGGCGGCAAGGGTGCCAACCAGGCTGTCGCCGCGGCGCGGCTGGTCGGAAGCGCGAGGATGATCGGCGCGGTGGGCGACGACGCCCAAGGCCGCCTGATGCTTGAGTCTCTGGCTGCTGCCGGCGTGGACACGTCTGACGTGTCAGTGCTCGACGGCGACGCGACCGGCACCGCACTGATCGTGGTGGACCGCGACGGCGAGAACCAGATCGTGGTGTGCCCGGGAGCGAACGCGGGGTTCTCCCTGGAGGGCGTGGAGTTCTCTGCCGAGGAGACGGTGCTGTGCCAGCTCGAGGTCGGCCTGCCCGTGGTGCTGGAAGCGGCCCGGCGGTCGTCCGGATTCTTCGTGCTGAATGCTGCCCCGGCGATAGACCTGCCGGGGGAGCTGCTGGAGCGCTGCGACCTGGTGATCGTCAACGAGACCGAGTACGAGCTGATCCCGGCGCTGGCCGAGGCCAAGCTCGTTTCGGTGACGTACGGGAAGGACGGCTCGGCGATGTTTGAGCACGGGCGACGGGTGGCTGAGGCGCCGGCGTCGGCAGCGACGGTGGCGAACACGATCGGGGCGGGCGATGCATTTTGCGCGGCCCTGGTTCTGGCGCTCCGGGCCGGACTTTCCTACGCTCGGGCGCTGGCGGTGGCTAACGCGGTGGGGGCGGACGCCGTGAGCGATCCCTCTTCCCAGCCGGCGCTGGCTCCGCTGGAGGAATACATTTCCCGAGTGGCTGGCGTCGGGGTTAATCCGCGGTGA
- a CDS encoding GNAT family N-acetyltransferase, whose amino-acid sequence MSVLENVEHRGEHAEVWVAEASGTVVAAVTLTFAGQPYSEVAVENELEFRMLAVDPAVQGGGVGRAVVRRVIEHAESFPNIRAISITSATFMERAHALYESLGFRRVPARDWYVPGEDVLLGVFRLELAVVDLVESARLGRWLIRRTPKSRGIARNNGGAKALGAHQEASQRQHTLGLMRRGRSAAGVYPANSKSTVISESTLSMSPE is encoded by the coding sequence ATGAGCGTGCTTGAGAACGTGGAGCACCGGGGGGAGCATGCCGAGGTGTGGGTGGCCGAAGCCTCCGGCACGGTGGTCGCGGCCGTGACGCTGACGTTCGCGGGCCAGCCGTACAGCGAGGTCGCGGTGGAAAATGAGCTCGAATTCCGGATGCTCGCGGTTGATCCTGCCGTTCAAGGCGGCGGCGTTGGGCGTGCCGTTGTCCGGCGGGTCATCGAACACGCGGAGTCGTTTCCGAATATCAGGGCGATCAGCATTACGAGCGCGACGTTCATGGAACGGGCGCATGCTCTTTACGAATCCCTGGGCTTCCGGAGGGTCCCGGCCCGCGATTGGTACGTGCCGGGTGAGGATGTGCTGCTGGGGGTGTTCCGGTTGGAGTTGGCGGTGGTCGATCTTGTCGAAAGCGCCCGACTCGGCCGGTGGTTGATCCGCCGAACCCCAAAGAGCAGGGGCATTGCCCGCAACAACGGCGGCGCCAAGGCCCTGGGCGCGCACCAGGAGGCGTCACAGCGGCAGCATACTCTCGGGCTCATGCGGCGAGGACGGAGCGCTGCCGGCGTCTACCCCGCAAATTCAAAGTCGACGGTAATTTCGGAATCAACACTTTCGATGAGTCCGGAGTAG